One stretch of Trichomycterus rosablanca isolate fTriRos1 chromosome 3, fTriRos1.hap1, whole genome shotgun sequence DNA includes these proteins:
- the ppp1r17 gene encoding protein phosphatase 1, regulatory subunit 17-like isoform X1 has product MDVGAVSQSVCCYLICEQTGSMSTDCVRSFSETAEQRLTTPERPYEDTTMDRQKHSTEDNQQDGPGQKKPRRKDTPVLHSPPLIPGVRLMKGEPRLIHLEDEEKETKK; this is encoded by the exons ATGGATGTGGGTGCAGTCAGTCAGAGCGTATGCTGTTATCTGATATGTGAACAGACTGGCAGCATGTCTACAGACTGTGTGAGGTCATTCTCAGAGACAGCCGAGCAAAGACTCACCACGCCGGAGCGTCCAT ATGAGGACACGacgatggacagacagaaacacagcACAGAGGACAATCAGCAGGATGGACCTGGACAAAAGAAGCCTCGAAGGAAAGACACGCCTGTTCTCCACTCCCCCCCTCTCATACCAG GAGTAAGATTAATGAAAGGAGAACCACGTCTGATCCACTTAGAAGatgaagaaaaagaaacaaagaaatag
- the ppp1r17 gene encoding protein phosphatase 1, regulatory subunit 17-like isoform X2, whose translation MSTDCVRSFSETAEQRLTTPERPYEDTTMDRQKHSTEDNQQDGPGQKKPRRKDTPVLHSPPLIPGVRLMKGEPRLIHLEDEEKETKK comes from the exons ATGTCTACAGACTGTGTGAGGTCATTCTCAGAGACAGCCGAGCAAAGACTCACCACGCCGGAGCGTCCAT ATGAGGACACGacgatggacagacagaaacacagcACAGAGGACAATCAGCAGGATGGACCTGGACAAAAGAAGCCTCGAAGGAAAGACACGCCTGTTCTCCACTCCCCCCCTCTCATACCAG GAGTAAGATTAATGAAAGGAGAACCACGTCTGATCCACTTAGAAGatgaagaaaaagaaacaaagaaatag